The segment GGCAGTTCAAGAGcaaaccccccaaaaagggGGTGCAAGGGTGAGTAGGGAATgagattgggggggggggggggtggaaccTGCCCGGGGTCAGGGTAGACAATCTCTCTTTCCTTGCAGGTTCGGTGACGACATCCCAGGCATGGAGGGGTTGGGAACAGGTATGGGAATGCCACGCCTTTGGCAcgggggcaggagctgtgggggaGGTCACAGTGTCTCaacctctgtcccctctctcctcaGACATCACTGTCATCTGTCCCTGGGAAGCCTTCAGCCACCTGGAGCTGCATGAGCTGGCTCAGTACGGAATCATTTAGGATTTGGGCAGGCTCATCGACCCCGTAGTGCTGTGTAGGTCGAGGCCCCCGTGCCTGTGCTGGGGGGCTCAGCTTGGAAAAATGCTCATTAAACCCAAACGTGCCCAGGAGTCATTGCATTGAGGAGGGAAAGCAGCTCCTCACGgcctggggtgggatgggcAGGACACAGATGGGTTCAGGATTATGACAAGGTTTATTTGGGGCTGGACCAGCACCCCAgacatccccaaatccccaaccCTCACTCCCAGACCCAGCTGTAATGTCCTTACacacctcagcagcagcaccagtggtGATAGTGCCAGAGATGGGTTCAGGTTTCTGACGAGGTTTATTTGGGATCAAACCATATCCAAAACCCCTGCATATCCCAATCCCCACATTACCCTCACTCCCACACCCTCACAGCCGTGATATCCCTGAGCACTTTCAGTGCCATGATTGCTcccacagcctccagcagcagcaggacagtggCACCAGTGGCAATGGCCCCGGCTTGTCCCCGCAGCCACGCGGCCAGCgcagccccacagccccctgTGTGCACCACAGCCCCGGCTGCTgccgcccccagccccagcaccccaaatCCACACTGGATGTTGGGCACAGAGCCGTTCTCCAGCGGGTcctggcagcaggaggctggaacGCCACACGCCTGCACGCCCGGGGCGCTGCAGTTGAAGTACCTGTGGGAGGGACACAAATGTGGGGTCACACACGCTCAGGGTGTGGGGATGGGTTCACCTATGACCCCAGCCACAGAACTGGACAAAAACTGTGGGTGCCAGCTTAACCCTCTCTTTTCTGGACATTCTGGGGCTCTCACCACCCCAAACACGagtccccagcacagacccccacaaagaatgggggggggggggcggtcCTCAGCCCTGTGGTGGGGTCCCACAAAGGAGGTTTTCAGCCTTGTGGGGATGGGGTTCCACATCCAACAGAGTTTTCAGCCCTGTAACAGGCATGGTGTCCTACACCCAACAGCTTCCAGCCCCGTGATGTGTGATGGTGTCCCACAAAGGAGGTTTTCAGCCCCATGGTGGGCATGGGGTCCCCCACCACACCCCCCTGGCCCTGACTCACGGGTTGCTCTCCCAGTCACGGTAGGACTCGAGGCCACAACACTGGAGGCTCCGCTGCACCTCATccaccaggaactgcaggtCAGGATCCTCCTGGTAGcgcaggaggcagagcagcagcaggtcctGCAGCTCGTCCTGCAGCCGCCGccgtgccagcagcagcaggagcccccccagcacctccagccccccaaaagccagcacagcacccagGAAGAAGCGGAGCAGGCAGGGGCTGGCTCGGAGAGCACCCAGGCAACCAGCCAGGGACACAGCGCtggcccccagccctgccagcacaaAGAGCAGCATGGGGTCCGAGCTCAGGGGCACCCCCCCGGGCAGGGGGCTCTtggccagcagcccccagacccCCACAGCAAGGGTCAGCAGCCccaacaggaggaagaggaggttcCAGAGGAAGGCCAGGTAGCGCACGCAGTGGCTGAAGGGGCTCAGTTTGGGGGCGTCGGGGTAACATATCCCGGGGTCCTGCTCGGCCATGTCgtcatcctcatcatcatcaaAGGACGAGTAGGGCAGCTCCACCAGCCTGGATGCCTGCAAGGACAGAGGAGCCACTCACAGACCCCCAGAAGTGTTCCTCCAGCCCATGGACCCTGTCCCACAGCCGGACACAGTCACGGGCTCCTGGAGCCACCCTCCACAGCCTctcccaaccccaaccccaccCCTGCTCATCACGGGGGTCTGCAGGGGAGCACCCCAAAGACTCTGACTCGAAGGGACCCCCAGACCCATCCCTATGGAGACCCCCAGGGATGCAGCACAAAGGCAGCACGCTGCTACCCAGGGGTAAGGGGTCCCGTGGGAGAGGACTGGGGGTCCTGGGATTACCTGGGGCAGCAGCCGGGTGCCCTCCCCGGGGGGCTGGAACAGGCGGACTCTGCTCAGCGCCATTACTGTTACCTCGTGCCCGGACCCGTCACACTGCCATCATGTGAGGGGCTGCGGGCGGATTTAAATGAGGCTGTGCGTGCCGCCCCACAGCTGGGCACGATACCCCTACCCACCCCCACAGCTGGCCCCGATCCCCCCGTGCTCCACAGCTGGAGCCGATCCCTCCCTCCAACACCGCGGGGCCCCTCCGAGGGCACTGGGGGGGGAGCTGGTTTCATGCGGAACTAAAGAGCTAGCGcggtggggggaggggacaTTTTTATTGTGGCATCGAGGCAGCAAGGGGGACAATTATGGCTGTGACACCGAGGCAGCACGGGGGGACGATTGGTGGTGACGCTCGGGTAGGAACCTTGGTGCGGCGGAACACGGGTGCTGGGCGTAGTAGGGCCGTGGGGGACGAGCGTGAGGGCTGGCCGGTCCCGGGAggcggcgggccgggccgggaggaGCCGGGAAGGGCCGGGAAGGGCCGGGAACGGCCGGGAGAAGCGGAGCGGGACGGGCCGGACCGGGCCGTGTCTGTGCGGCGCGGTGAGCCCCGGGCCCGCGGGCAGCACCATGGCCGAGACGATTGTGAGTGCGGCCGGGGGAGGGGCGATGAGGCAGCAGATTCCTGTGGGGCCGGAACGCGACACCGGGAcggggggccggggccggggccggcggTGTCCGGGCCGGGCAGCGCCCCGAGCGGGGCCGCGGGTGGGTTTCCCGTGGTTTCCCCCGCGGGGATCGGGGCCGTGAGCCCGCGGAGCCGCTCAGCCGCGGACGGGGGCCTCGGGGcgggaggagaaggagctgctcgCTCCGGTGAAGAGTTCCCGGCCCCGTCCCGGCGGGTTTGTGCCCGGGAGGGAAGTTGGGAGAGTGGAAAGTCGCTCCTGCGGGGTGACGGGCAGCTGTCCGTGTCCCCTGCCGtgcccgtgtccccgtgtcacaCCGGAGCGGTTGAGCGTCCCCTTTAGATCTGCTCGAGTCTCCGTCAGCGTTCCTGGGACACCGATATTTACATTTGTCCCTTCTCTGCCTGTCCCCAGAGGATTCTTCTTGCCCGTTCCCCCCagatctgcagctgctgccatgcagGAGCTCAGGTTTCCcgggagcagctggagccccGTGGCTCTCCCCACTCCCTCATTGCCGGGGCTCAGCCACGACCAGTGCAGTGCCCAGTAACACCAGTTGGGCCGGTGCCTGTGTGAATAATTCCCCTTGGAAGGTCTGATCCACCCTCCTGAAGGTCTAATTCCATCTCTGAGGTCAGAGCTTTGGCCAAAGGTGTTTTCCTTAGAGCCAACTCGTTCCAAGAGCCCAGAGCGTTGCAATGATTCCCCCCCATGCTCACAGCCATCACCCAGTGCTGCCCCAAAACTGATGTTTCCAGGTCCTGTGGAAGATGGAAACGGGAGGGAGGAGTGGGGGACATCAGGCTGGGGGCTCAGGGTGGGCTCTGTCCCCCCTCCCTGACTCGGTGTTCCCTCATTCCCAGATTATCCGCGTGCAGTCACCGGAGGGAGTGAAGAGAATCACGGCCACAAAGAGAGAAACGGTGGGAACATTCCTCAAAAAGGTACCCCAGGATCCACagtgccttcctccttcctatGCGATGGGACAGGGCTCCTGTGGCTCTGTCCTGTGGGAGATCGTGTTTAACCCCCCTGGCAGCAGCGAGGAACAGCATTCCATGTGAAAAAAACACACTTTGATTGGTGTAGATTGGGTTGTTCCAGAGGGAAAGTAagaaatttacagaaaaaactCCCTTAGCTTCTCCGTTGGGGCTTCCTGGGGTGGGAACTTTTCGTGGGAAGGACTTTTTGGGGTTCTCCCAGAGAAGTGGCAGCTGGGAAGCAGAAGGGGACCTGTGGGATGGTCAAActggctgctccaggcagatcccaggctggctcagctgctggatTTGGGCTTGGAATATGGTTTggatgtgctgtgtgtgctcctggTTTTCCAGTCTGGATTTGGAGAGGGCAAGGGAGGGATGGAGTGAGATCTCAGGAATTCTTGGCTCTGCTGtgatgcagctgctgtgtgttttTCAGGAATGAGCAGTTCTCCCTTTGCTTCCCTCCTGGAATTCCTCTGGAGCCCTGGGACTGGGGGTTCTTTGCTCCGTGACGTGTATTCCcgaagggaagggaatgggagCAGGTGGAAACCTTCCCTTTGTGAGTCACAGCTTTGTCTGGAGACAGGACAGCATTCCCTGACTGCATtcccacctgtgccagggaaaatCCTGATGTTTTTCAGGACTGGCTCAGGGACACTCCCTGAGcctcagagcagcctcagccaaGGCAAGAGAAGCTCCCAGGATCTCTGGAGCCTGTGCAgaatgagctgctgctttccagggCTCAGGTTACCTGAGGGAGCAATCAGACTGGAAAACACTTCCTGCCAGGACAAAAGCACCTGGAATTGCCTGTTGTTCTGGGGAAGGCTCTGTCctctggctgagctggagcagagacatgtttgggtttatttcctgCTGCAGGGTTTGCTTGGAAGAGGAAAGTGGCAAATTTTCCCACCTGAGGTCTGTGTTTTATCTAAATCCAGGTCTCTCCTACCCGTGCTGTGGATTTGAATGTTGGAATGTTCACCCAGGGGCTGGGTTTGATGTTTAGGGGGATAGCTGTAATTAGAGAGGTATCAGATTGCTGCTTCCATACCAGGACTTAACCTGGATCTGCTTCAGAAGTGCTCAGGGAATAAAGGGCTGGAGAATCTTCCCTGTCTCTTCTGGCACATCCCATGGAAAAGTACCAAAAATGTCACTCTGGGTGTGCTCAGGATCAGGAATTAGCTCCAACCTGCTGTTCATGTGCTGTGGGATTTGTCTGCCCCCCAAAATGGATTTCTGTGgcctgaggagcaggagctgatcCCTGTGAAAGGGTCCCATTCACAGGGATTGCTCTGTGCTGCAAATCACAGCCaagctgacagaaaaaaaactgcttttcatgGCTGTGCTCATGTGACAGCTCCTCATGGCTCATCAGATTTGTCCTGTGGACAGGATCCTGTCCCTGACTCTGACCAAAGCCATGGGGATTGTTTCTATTAATAAAAGCCTTTCACGTCAGAATTTAGAGCACAACCTGGCAAATAGACAAACTTTCAACACCACTTTGAAACTGATGAAGTTCTCAAGGGGCCAAATgtgcaaattatttttgctgggAAGAGGTGTTGGAGTGATTCCAAATAAACCAGACTTAATGTGAGCCGGGAAAACCTGCCTGGGGACTGAGGGGTGGCTGTTGTGGGAGTGAATTCCatgggagagggagaagaggggGGAAAACGGGACAGAACAGCAGGAAGAGTTTGAGTGAAGCAGCTGGGAGGTTGGAATGGAGCTGAGGGCAAAAGATGCACAGAGATGAAGGTGTGGATTGTGGAATTGTGGTTGCAGGAGGATGGGAATGACTTGGTGGTGTGTGctggtgcagctggagcaggaaaacTGGGATCATGGAAAAGTTCCCCCCCTAGTCATGCACTGCTTGCCTGGCTGTAGCTGAAACTCTGCATTTGTGTTGTGTGAGGCAGAGACAGTTCTGGTTAAGTTGTTTCAGCTCCTGGTTTAATCCATTGCTTGTTTTTCCAAGTGTTTCCATCTCTTGTTATCCCGAGCTCAGGAATGGGGGTGAATTGAGCTGATTTTCTGCGGGAGAAGTTCTCTGGGATTAGCTGTGGCTCTGAGCCTCTTTCGTGAGGCCCACACCTCACACCTTGTCCCTTTTCCCTGTGTTCCAGGTGGCCAAGGAATTTGGGTTCAGGAATAATGGCTTTTCTGTATACACCAACCGGAACAGGACCGGGGAGATCACGGCAGCACAGAACAAATCCCTCAACCTGCTCAAGATCAAGTGAGTCCTCACCACGAGGGGGGCTCTGCTTGGAGCTTCCCAAATGGAAAAAGTCACATCCCAGGAGTGCCCAGCTTCCAGTATCATTCCTGGGACTGGGGACGGGAGGGCcttgctggctgtgctggaatGGGGGGGTCACAGTGACACCGGAGAGGTGGCTGTTCTTAGGTCACTCCTTGGGGTGTGTTTGCTGTGGGAAGGCTTCATCCTGGATTTCCTTCCCTAATCCCTGCTTTCACCTCCTTGTCCCAGCTTTCCCTGCCTCATCCCCatttcctctctctcatccCCAGCTTTCCCTGTCTTATGCCCCTCCTGCCCCCTGTATCCCTGTTTTCACCTTTACATCCCTGCTTTCCCTCCCTCACCCTCTTTTCCCTACCTCATCCCAGCTTTCTCTCCCACATCCTTGTTTTCACTCCTTCATCTCAACTCCCTCCTCcatatttttctctcagcttTGTCTCCTGATGGAAGGATTTGCATTTATTGCAAATAAAAGCAGGAAGAGgtggctcacacagcagcttccAAATGCCACCTCTGCTGGTCTGGTTGGAATCTGTGCGACATTCCATGTTCTTATATGGAAGTTGGCTGCCTGCTTGGAAGCACCTGCAGCTTCTTGGGTGTTGTCTCCCACACCTCCCACTACCCTTGTGCTGTTTCCCACCCTGCAGGCATGGGGATATGCTGTTCCTGTatccctccagcccagctggcTCCTCCTCAGAGACCATGGACACCTCTgtctcccaaaattcccggcCTGGGGGTGCCCCCCAGGTGGTTGAAGATGAGATTGACCAGTACCTGATCAAGCAGGATGGGAAGATTTACAGGAACCGAGACCAGCAGCTGTAAGTGGGGCTGGGTTGTGTTCCTGCCCCTGGGTCTGGGTCTCACCAGAGCCTGGAATGGCATGACCCAGCCCAGCAGTCAGGAAATTACTGTGGGAACTGCCCTTGGCTCCATCTTGAGTGCCCTGGGGACGTTCTCAAGGGAAAACAGCCTCTGTTGTTGTCCTGGGAGGTTCAGTGGAACCCTGGTGAACCCAGAGAGGAAGCAGATGCCcaaatttcaggttttttggCAGTTTtcactcagagcagctgttgtTCTGATGTAGGAGAGCCTGATGCTCGAGCTCCTGGATTTTGTGTTCCTAAAGCACGTGGAATTCTCTAGATGAGAATGAAcattctgcatttttcctgGGCAGAGTTAGATGAGgtgttgggaaggaattctacctgtgagggtgggcaggccctggcacagggtgcccggagcagctgtggctgacCCTGGATCTCTGGgagtatccaaggccaggttggacaatggggctggagcagcctgggatagtgcaaggtgtctctgcccatggcagggggtgggatgggatgagctttaaggtccctctaacccaaaccattccaggatttgCTGTCccaagcaggagcagggaaacaTGGAAGGGAAGGAGTGGAAGTATGCAATGGCAGAGGTTTAGAAGTGGGGTTTGGGTGTCTGCCTGCTCTGGTTTCCCTTCATCACATGTCTGCCTGACCTCTCCATGAAACCAGGAAGTCCCTTTTGCTCACAGAAATGCACCAAAGTCCAACTTCCCAAAGCTCTTCCATGCAAGAGGCTTAGGGAAACAAAGCAGCTTCTCTTTGTGTAAAAATAACACAACAACAAGTTAAACCCACCCAAAATCTGCTCTGGTCCTGCTAAAACATCCTCTCCTGGGAAGGGGGCTTTTATTGCTCAGTGTTAATAACTCAGTTGGGTCCTGGCCTGATGTCTGCACTGGTTGTTGCCTTGGGGCTGGAACCTTCTGGAATAAAACTCCTGAAAAGGTTGGAGGGAAAATTTTAAAGGTAAAACAGAATGATTTTCCCTTCCTCTTGGGGTTGTCCTCCACATGGTTTAtcttcagtgctgcagcaaTGAGGAAGTTCATGGAAAATCCTCCCTGACCTTCCCAGCTGACCATAAATGATGGGATGTCACTTCACTGGAGCAGTAAAGGCAAACCCACCACTCTGTGGCAGAAATGTTGCCTTGAACTTGCCCACATTTTTCAGAGGCATTGATGGAGTTGTTCCTAGCAGGGAGCCAAGGCCCAGGGGAGGCTGTGAGGATAAAAGGAGTTGTCTGGGCAGGTTCCTGGCTTTGGCAGTGTGGATCAATCTCCAGTGAAAGATGCTGAGTGCTTTAGCAGCATTTAACTCTCCTTTCTGTACATTATCTGCCACAAAACATCCCTTAAAAAAACTCCTGCAACTGAATCCCATCCATTGTTTCCACAGCCCAACCTCACTGCTCCTCTCCTGGGCCCTTCCATTAGAAGCCAGCACTGACCTGCTGCTGGGGATGTTTTATTGTTGGCttagagtttgtttttttttttaaagcaccaCAAAAGGAGATGTTTTCCCCTCTGTAACTCTACCCAGCAGGACTTTATCTTCCTGATAAACACACACTTCCCTGGTTGTTCCTGCCTTCCCTGATAAAGGATGAACATTTTGGGTGGCTTTTTGTTAAAATCACCCTGCCACGTAGCGGGTGGAGAATTGCTCAGAGCTTGTGTGGCTTCCACACCAAACTTAGTCCAGAGAAACTTTTACAGGCTGATTTTCCATGATTAAATAAGATTTATTCCTCCTTCCAAATGAAATGAGATTTAATCCCAGttctctctctctgcccagGTGTCGCCACGGCCCCTTGGGCAAATGTGTGCACTGTGTCCCACTGGAGGTAAGAGCCCCAGGAAGGTGCTACAGACTCACCCAGTTCCTCACAGTAGGAACACTTTTCCTAGGAATGCTGCCTGCCAAGAggtggcagctccaggctggaatCCTGCCATGCACTGCCAGAGCTTCTGGTTCTGGGATCACTAAAGCTCAAGGCCTTTGTGGCCCTGAGTTGATCCT is part of the Cinclus cinclus chromosome 20, bCinCin1.1, whole genome shotgun sequence genome and harbors:
- the PDE6G gene encoding retinal rod rhodopsin-sensitive cGMP 3',5'-cyclic phosphodiesterase subunit gamma yields the protein MSLEPPKLELKSATRVTGGPATPRKGPPKFKQRQTRQFKSKPPKKGVQGFGDDIPGMEGLGTDITVICPWEAFSHLELHELAQYGII
- the TSPAN10 gene encoding tetraspanin-10 — protein: MALSRVRLFQPPGEGTRLLPQASRLVELPYSSFDDDEDDDMAEQDPGICYPDAPKLSPFSHCVRYLAFLWNLLFLLLGLLTLAVGVWGLLAKSPLPGGVPLSSDPMLLFVLAGLGASAVSLAGCLGALRASPCLLRFFLGAVLAFGGLEVLGGLLLLLARRRLQDELQDLLLLCLLRYQEDPDLQFLVDEVQRSLQCCGLESYRDWESNPYFNCSAPGVQACGVPASCCQDPLENGSVPNIQCGFGVLGLGAAAAGAVVHTGGCGAALAAWLRGQAGAIATGATVLLLLEAVGAIMALKVLRDITAVRVWE